A single Bacillus sp. OxB-1 DNA region contains:
- the accD gene encoding acetyl-CoA carboxylase, carboxyltransferase subunit beta, translating to MIRDIFTKNKKKRATTIPSNDAKNDVPEGLMTKCPDCKHIILTKDLLKSHKVCTNCDHHFKMTAQERVESLFDEGTFQSMDDHLKTENPLHFPSYTEKVESDAKKTGLNEAVLTGVGEVEGQKIAVAIMDAHFRMGSMGSVVGEKITRAVEKATELGIPMIIFSASGGARMQEGVLSLMQMAKTSVALNRHSEKGLLYISVMTYPTTGGVSASFASVGDINIAEPKALIGFAGRRVIEQTVREKLPENFQTAEFLLDHGQVDAVIHRAELRDSIAKIVRLHVKGAAAQ from the coding sequence ATGATCCGTGATATATTTACGAAAAACAAAAAGAAACGAGCAACGACGATTCCGTCCAACGATGCGAAAAACGACGTCCCGGAAGGCCTGATGACGAAGTGTCCGGATTGTAAACACATCATCCTGACCAAAGACCTGTTGAAGTCGCATAAAGTTTGTACGAACTGCGATCACCATTTTAAAATGACTGCACAGGAACGGGTGGAAAGCCTGTTCGATGAAGGCACTTTCCAATCGATGGACGATCATCTGAAAACGGAGAACCCGCTCCATTTTCCGTCATATACGGAAAAGGTCGAGTCGGATGCGAAGAAAACAGGCTTGAACGAAGCCGTCCTGACTGGAGTCGGAGAAGTGGAAGGCCAGAAAATAGCGGTCGCCATTATGGATGCCCATTTCCGGATGGGTTCCATGGGATCAGTAGTTGGGGAGAAGATTACGAGGGCTGTCGAAAAAGCGACAGAGCTCGGCATCCCGATGATCATCTTTTCAGCGAGTGGCGGAGCCCGGATGCAAGAAGGGGTATTATCACTCATGCAGATGGCTAAGACGAGTGTCGCGCTCAATCGTCATTCTGAAAAGGGGCTTCTCTATATCTCAGTCATGACGTACCCGACTACAGGCGGCGTGTCGGCAAGTTTTGCTTCCGTCGGGGACATCAATATAGCCGAACCGAAAGCGCTCATCGGGTTTGCGGGCAGACGGGTAATTGAGCAGACCGTCCGGGAGAAACTACCGGAAAACTTTCAAACGGCCGAATTCCTTCTCGATCATGGCCAAGTGGATGCCGTCATCCATCGTGCCGAATTAAGGGATTCCATCGCTAAAATCGTACGTCTTCACGTGAAGGGGGCAGCAGCTCAATGA
- a CDS encoding FadR/GntR family transcriptional regulator → MQNSKPSSKMFLDIVGKLKTLINEEGIRTGGKLPSERELAERLQAGRSTVREALRSLELLGLIETRRGEGTFLADFKKHQMVEVLSAFIMQQPGSLHDVKKTRRIHETAALSAICREEKLRRMPVWEGLLLKMNETGAVLREDVIREIIVAAGNRLSLKIWFLLKQYSMVPFGEMTDFEENRIIGAMLRSLQEGFEAETIESYEQWIERVEGE, encoded by the coding sequence ATGCAGAATTCAAAACCATCTTCCAAAATGTTTCTCGACATTGTGGGTAAACTGAAGACATTGATTAATGAAGAGGGCATTAGAACGGGTGGGAAACTGCCATCGGAACGGGAGCTCGCGGAGAGGTTGCAGGCGGGCAGGTCCACTGTCCGGGAAGCCTTGCGCAGTTTGGAACTGTTGGGCCTGATCGAGACACGTCGCGGGGAAGGTACATTCCTCGCAGATTTCAAGAAACATCAAATGGTTGAAGTGTTATCTGCTTTTATCATGCAGCAGCCAGGTTCCCTTCATGACGTGAAGAAAACGAGAAGAATCCATGAGACCGCTGCCCTATCAGCTATATGCCGAGAAGAAAAACTGCGTCGGATGCCGGTATGGGAAGGATTGCTTCTTAAGATGAATGAGACAGGAGCAGTCCTGCGAGAAGATGTCATCCGTGAAATCATTGTAGCAGCCGGCAATCGGCTTTCATTGAAAATCTGGTTTTTATTGAAACAATATAGTATGGTTCCCTTTGGGGAAATGACCGATTTTGAGGAAAATCGGATAATTGGTGCTATGTTGAGAAGTTTGCAAGAAGGATTTGAAGCGGAGACGATAGAATCATACGAACAATGGATTGAACGAGTCGAGGGGGAATAA